The following are encoded in a window of Rosa chinensis cultivar Old Blush chromosome 4, RchiOBHm-V2, whole genome shotgun sequence genomic DNA:
- the LOC112200464 gene encoding uncharacterized protein LOC112200464 isoform X1: protein MCVIPDGFPGFFKGTLNYWYPVVLVMPEKGAMSWPSSSKQSPLLQWRLALLTALVLVGMVLIWSMDATTMKNLVEATKSQQGYFTTKVSTFANNLAQNHENVEVSTAPSVVNQTQKETDSTQLKPEIDSQNPVNDSTAPIVVNQTQKETNLAQKETNLTRLKPEIDSQNPVNDTQYETLSGQKSTGVSVIPAMLKWVSANLEPDVTKSLLAKWLAPGGEPCRDARTVGIAIPGLDGKDLVELSAGEIYEFGFQALDENKKPRCLGGDYFETDLSGESWKSRPVVKDFGNGSYSLSLQVHPDFVGSYNLTIILLFRHFEGLKFSPNRFAYDRELRRIPIRFYKGSAQLPELQVCKESDFGRDVWTGRWTRHGKNDKCEISQDGRYRCLSPSFPCLSPWCNGSLGSLESNGWVYSTHCSFRLFSADSAWNCLNNRWLFFWGDSNHVDSIRNILNFILDMPEVLSVPRRFDMHFTNPKDPSQKVRITSLFNGHWNETQNYQGLNSLKDEGFRNLIKKYFSEEKVPDTIIMNSGLHDGVFWSNIRSFSAGASYAASFWVEVMDSIRQRGLVVPKVFYRTTIATGGYARTLAFNPNKMETFNWILIEKLKQAGILTGVIDNFDMTFPWHFDNRCNDGVHYGRAPAKAKWRDGLIGHHYFVDLMLDHIVLNVLCTTR, encoded by the exons ATGTGTGTTATACCTGATGG GTTTCCTGGGTTCTTCAAGGGCACATTGAATTATTGGTATCCAG TGGTTTTAGTGATGCCGGAGAAGGGAGCTATGAGCTGGCCTTCATCGTCAAAACAAAGTCCTCTGCTTCAATGGCGACTTGCGTTACTTACAGCTCTGGTTCTTGTGGGAATGGTGTTGATTTGGAGCATGGATGCAACAACTATGAAGAACTTGGTTGAAGCTACCAAGTCTCAGCAAGGTTATTTCACTACAAAGGTTAGTACTTTTGCTAATAATCTTGCTCAGAACCATGAGAATGTTGAAGTTAGCACAGCCCCCAGTGTAGTTAATCAGACCCAGAAAGAAACCGACTCGACTCAGTTGAAACCCGAGATTGATTCTCAGAACCCAGTGAATGATAGCACAGCCCCCATTGTAGTTAATCAGACCCAGAAAGAAACAAACTTAGCCCAGAAAGAAACCAACTTGACCCGGTTGAAACCCGAGATTGATTCTCAGAACCCAGTGAATGATACCCAGTATGAGACCCTTTCTGGTCAGAAATCAACTGGGGTTTCTGTGATTCCTGCTATGTTGAAGTGGGTTTCTGCTAATTTAGAGCCTGATGTGACAAAGAGTCTCCTAGCTAAATGGTTAGCACCAGGAGGAGAGCCTTGTAGAGATGCTAGGACTGTTGGAATAGCAATTCCTGGTTTGGATGGTAAGGATCTGGTTGAGTTGTCAGCTGGTGAAATCTATGAGTTTGGGTTTCAAGCTTTAGATGAGAATAAGAAGCCTAGGTGTCTAGGTGGGGATTACTTTGAGACAGATCTTTCTGGGGAGTCATGGAAATCTAGGCCTGTTGTGAAAGATTTTGGTAATGGGTCTTATTCGCTTTCGCTTCAAGTTCATCCAGACTTTGTGGGATCTTACAATCTTACTATAATCCTACTGTTTAGGCATTTTGAGGGTCTTAAATTCTCACCTAACCGGTTTGCATACGATAGAGAGCTTCGCAGAATTCCAATCAGGTTTTACAAAGGCTCGGCTCAATTGCCAGAGCTACAAGTTTGCAAAGAATCTGATTTTGGAAGAGATGTTTGGACTGGAAGGTGGACTAGGCATGGTAAGAATGACAAGTGTGAGATTAGTCAGGATGGTCGATACAGGTGCTTATCCCCAAGTTTTCCTTGCCTGAGTCCTTGGTGTAATGGTTCATTGGGGTCTTTGGAAAGTAATGGTTGGGTTTACTCCACACATTGTTCGTTCAGATTGTTTTCAGCTGATTCTGCTTGGAATTGCTTGAATAACCGGTGGCTTTTCTTCTGGGGTGATTCCAATCACGTTGATTCGATACGAAACATTCTCAACTTTATCTTGGATATGCCTGAAGTGCTTTCAGTTCCTAGACGGTTTGATATGCACTTCACAAACCCGAAAGACCCTTCACAGAAGGTTCGAATTACAAGCCTTTTTAATGGTCATTGGAATGAAACACAGAATTACCAGGGTTTGAATTCCTTGAAAGATGAAGGATTCAGGAATTTGATCAAGAAGTATTTCTCGGAAGAAAAAGTTCCAGATACTATAATCATGAACTCAGGCTTACATGATGGCGTATTTTGGTCCAACATAAGATCTTTTTCTGCTGGGGCAAGCTATGCAGCATCATTTTGGGTGGAAGTTATGGATTCAATAAGGCAGAGAGGTTTGGTGGTGCCAAAAGTCTTTTACCGGACCACAATAGCCACTGGTGGGTATGCGCGAACTCTGGCGTTTAATCCTAATAAGATGGAGACATTCAATTGGATACTCAtagagaaattgaagcaagcTGGTATCCTTACTGGTGTGATTGACAATTTTGACATGACCTTCCCGTGGCATTTTGATAATCGTTGCAATGATGGAGTGCACTATGGCCGAGCTCCTGCAAAGGCAAAGTGGAGGGATGGCCTCATTGGACACCACTATTTTGTGGACCTTATGCTGGATCATATAGTGCTGAATGTATTATGTACAACCAGATAG
- the LOC112200464 gene encoding uncharacterized protein LOC112200464 isoform X2 yields MVLVMPEKGAMSWPSSSKQSPLLQWRLALLTALVLVGMVLIWSMDATTMKNLVEATKSQQGYFTTKVSTFANNLAQNHENVEVSTAPSVVNQTQKETDSTQLKPEIDSQNPVNDSTAPIVVNQTQKETNLAQKETNLTRLKPEIDSQNPVNDTQYETLSGQKSTGVSVIPAMLKWVSANLEPDVTKSLLAKWLAPGGEPCRDARTVGIAIPGLDGKDLVELSAGEIYEFGFQALDENKKPRCLGGDYFETDLSGESWKSRPVVKDFGNGSYSLSLQVHPDFVGSYNLTIILLFRHFEGLKFSPNRFAYDRELRRIPIRFYKGSAQLPELQVCKESDFGRDVWTGRWTRHGKNDKCEISQDGRYRCLSPSFPCLSPWCNGSLGSLESNGWVYSTHCSFRLFSADSAWNCLNNRWLFFWGDSNHVDSIRNILNFILDMPEVLSVPRRFDMHFTNPKDPSQKVRITSLFNGHWNETQNYQGLNSLKDEGFRNLIKKYFSEEKVPDTIIMNSGLHDGVFWSNIRSFSAGASYAASFWVEVMDSIRQRGLVVPKVFYRTTIATGGYARTLAFNPNKMETFNWILIEKLKQAGILTGVIDNFDMTFPWHFDNRCNDGVHYGRAPAKAKWRDGLIGHHYFVDLMLDHIVLNVLCTTR; encoded by the exons A TGGTTTTAGTGATGCCGGAGAAGGGAGCTATGAGCTGGCCTTCATCGTCAAAACAAAGTCCTCTGCTTCAATGGCGACTTGCGTTACTTACAGCTCTGGTTCTTGTGGGAATGGTGTTGATTTGGAGCATGGATGCAACAACTATGAAGAACTTGGTTGAAGCTACCAAGTCTCAGCAAGGTTATTTCACTACAAAGGTTAGTACTTTTGCTAATAATCTTGCTCAGAACCATGAGAATGTTGAAGTTAGCACAGCCCCCAGTGTAGTTAATCAGACCCAGAAAGAAACCGACTCGACTCAGTTGAAACCCGAGATTGATTCTCAGAACCCAGTGAATGATAGCACAGCCCCCATTGTAGTTAATCAGACCCAGAAAGAAACAAACTTAGCCCAGAAAGAAACCAACTTGACCCGGTTGAAACCCGAGATTGATTCTCAGAACCCAGTGAATGATACCCAGTATGAGACCCTTTCTGGTCAGAAATCAACTGGGGTTTCTGTGATTCCTGCTATGTTGAAGTGGGTTTCTGCTAATTTAGAGCCTGATGTGACAAAGAGTCTCCTAGCTAAATGGTTAGCACCAGGAGGAGAGCCTTGTAGAGATGCTAGGACTGTTGGAATAGCAATTCCTGGTTTGGATGGTAAGGATCTGGTTGAGTTGTCAGCTGGTGAAATCTATGAGTTTGGGTTTCAAGCTTTAGATGAGAATAAGAAGCCTAGGTGTCTAGGTGGGGATTACTTTGAGACAGATCTTTCTGGGGAGTCATGGAAATCTAGGCCTGTTGTGAAAGATTTTGGTAATGGGTCTTATTCGCTTTCGCTTCAAGTTCATCCAGACTTTGTGGGATCTTACAATCTTACTATAATCCTACTGTTTAGGCATTTTGAGGGTCTTAAATTCTCACCTAACCGGTTTGCATACGATAGAGAGCTTCGCAGAATTCCAATCAGGTTTTACAAAGGCTCGGCTCAATTGCCAGAGCTACAAGTTTGCAAAGAATCTGATTTTGGAAGAGATGTTTGGACTGGAAGGTGGACTAGGCATGGTAAGAATGACAAGTGTGAGATTAGTCAGGATGGTCGATACAGGTGCTTATCCCCAAGTTTTCCTTGCCTGAGTCCTTGGTGTAATGGTTCATTGGGGTCTTTGGAAAGTAATGGTTGGGTTTACTCCACACATTGTTCGTTCAGATTGTTTTCAGCTGATTCTGCTTGGAATTGCTTGAATAACCGGTGGCTTTTCTTCTGGGGTGATTCCAATCACGTTGATTCGATACGAAACATTCTCAACTTTATCTTGGATATGCCTGAAGTGCTTTCAGTTCCTAGACGGTTTGATATGCACTTCACAAACCCGAAAGACCCTTCACAGAAGGTTCGAATTACAAGCCTTTTTAATGGTCATTGGAATGAAACACAGAATTACCAGGGTTTGAATTCCTTGAAAGATGAAGGATTCAGGAATTTGATCAAGAAGTATTTCTCGGAAGAAAAAGTTCCAGATACTATAATCATGAACTCAGGCTTACATGATGGCGTATTTTGGTCCAACATAAGATCTTTTTCTGCTGGGGCAAGCTATGCAGCATCATTTTGGGTGGAAGTTATGGATTCAATAAGGCAGAGAGGTTTGGTGGTGCCAAAAGTCTTTTACCGGACCACAATAGCCACTGGTGGGTATGCGCGAACTCTGGCGTTTAATCCTAATAAGATGGAGACATTCAATTGGATACTCAtagagaaattgaagcaagcTGGTATCCTTACTGGTGTGATTGACAATTTTGACATGACCTTCCCGTGGCATTTTGATAATCGTTGCAATGATGGAGTGCACTATGGCCGAGCTCCTGCAAAGGCAAAGTGGAGGGATGGCCTCATTGGACACCACTATTTTGTGGACCTTATGCTGGATCATATAGTGCTGAATGTATTATGTACAACCAGATAG